The Comamonas sp. lk genome contains the following window.
GCGTGATCGACACCGATATGCAGGTACAGCTGCGCAGTGCCGACAGCAGCGACTTCCCCGACGTGGGCAATTTCGCCCAGCTCAAGGAGTCGGGCAAGCTCACCTCGCCCGAAGAAGCTGCCGCACGCATGCTAGCCTGGCTGGAGCGCGCCGACTTTGGCGAGCAAGTCATTGCCGATGTACGCCATCCCTGAAGCGGGACGCCATTAAAAACATAGCTGCAAGCGCTTGATAACAAAGGGCTTGCAGCTTTTTTTGTCTCTGATGCATTGAAGCCACGCATTCAAAAACTCAGGACTGGTGCCATTGCTTCAGACCGCGGAAAAACGCCACGCAAACCCATGGCCCAACTATTGCGCCCGCCAAGCCATGGCGGGCATGGAGCCATGGCAGAATGTTTCACCTGTTCCTGAGTTACAGGTTCATGCGCACTCCGCGCCCGTGGGCCACATCGGCAGCGACACCCGATCGGTACGCTGCCTCCGTGCAAGCCATGCAGCCACCCTGCACGGCACCGCGCGCGAATGCCATCCAGCCATGCCAGTACCGCATGCGCTGGTCTCGTCGGTAAAGACAAATACCCATTGATGGCGGAACCACCCTCCCCGATCATCGAAAAGCCCACCTTCCGTGACCCTGGCCCCTGGCATCGATGCCAAGGCTGCCAGCCGCGACAACGCAGGCCCCGGCCAAAAGCCGAGCGCCCCATGCCGCACACCCGATTCGTCTCTGGAGTTTCTTTTTCATGTTTCGCCAACTGATCACCTGCACCGCTGCTGCGGCCACCGCCGCTTTGAGCTTTACCGCCGCTGCACAAGCCACCGACTACCCCAACAAGCCCATACGCATGATCGTGCCCTTCCCTCCAGGCGGAGGCACCGACATCCTCTCGCGCGTGATCGCCAACAAGCTCACGGAAGTCAGCCACTGGACCGTGGTGCCCGACAACCGCGCCGGCGCGGGCGGCACCATAGGCATCACCGAAGCCGTCAAAGCCGCCCCCACGGGCTATGACATGGTGATGGGCCAAAAAGACAATGTGGTGCTCGGCCCCTATCTGTACAAAAGCCTGCCCTGGAACCCGCTCAAGGATCTGACGCCTGTGGCCCATGTAGCCTACACGCCCATCGTGATCGCCACGGCCGCCAACTCGCCCTACAAGACACTGGCCGACGTGATTGCTGCGGCCAAGCAGCATCCGGCCAAGGTCACCTACGGCTCACCGGGCAATGGCACCAGCATCCACCTGGCCGGTGTGATGCTGGAAAAAGCCGCAGGCATTCAGCTGACCCATGTGCCCTACAAGGGCTCCAACCCCGCCATGATGGACGCACTGGCCGGCAATGTGGAACTGCTGGTGTCTTCCGTGCCCTCGGCCATAGGCCAGATCAAATCGGGCAAGCTGCGCGCCATTGCCGTGACTTCGGCCACCCGCTCCACCTCGCTGCCCGATACGCCCACGTTGGCCGAATCCGGCCTCAAGGGCTTTAACGTCAGCACCTGGTACGGCATCTTCATGCCCAAGAACACACCGGCTGCCGTGGTGACCAAGGTGAACGCCGAAGTCAACAAGCTGCTGGCCATGCCCGAAGTCAAGGAAGCCATCCAGACCCAGGGGGCCGAACCCCAGGCCATGACGGTGCAAGCTTTTGACAAGTTCTTCCAGGCAGACTTCAAGGCCAACAAGGCGATTGTCGAGGCCTCGGGCGCAACGATTCAATGACCCCCTGAGCGGCTTTGCCGCTTCCCCCTAGAGGGGGACGACAGCCTCGCTGCGGGGCGGCCCTTGCTT
Protein-coding sequences here:
- a CDS encoding tripartite tricarboxylate transporter substrate binding protein, producing MFRQLITCTAAAATAALSFTAAAQATDYPNKPIRMIVPFPPGGGTDILSRVIANKLTEVSHWTVVPDNRAGAGGTIGITEAVKAAPTGYDMVMGQKDNVVLGPYLYKSLPWNPLKDLTPVAHVAYTPIVIATAANSPYKTLADVIAAAKQHPAKVTYGSPGNGTSIHLAGVMLEKAAGIQLTHVPYKGSNPAMMDALAGNVELLVSSVPSAIGQIKSGKLRAIAVTSATRSTSLPDTPTLAESGLKGFNVSTWYGIFMPKNTPAAVVTKVNAEVNKLLAMPEVKEAIQTQGAEPQAMTVQAFDKFFQADFKANKAIVEASGATIQ